A single Primulina eburnea isolate SZY01 chromosome 11, ASM2296580v1, whole genome shotgun sequence DNA region contains:
- the LOC140805037 gene encoding protein DEEPER ROOTING 1-like isoform X1, translating to MKIFSLLRKKGSHRQLNQESGMNHHMIHQSRREEFNDWPNALLAIGTFGSNNSLKDSDKSNIQVSSSLPRSPDHLEHITQEDSRETDKELRIILNQHISTDSSFSGELEKYYASLEKFLEGLVNGDKIINKAKNSVPEKKNSRFHQTLSSDHGREGNNVMLENKRDGIGKRSLSFLLKKAFLCRGGSVLTAGMRDPITGPVLANSRMDKILRAILNGRVYPQKSSPKANPKKYLDMDEGDSDGEEPKEATDGSKWVKTDRECKHTTYFCEQHCAKYLHFFAT from the exons ATGAAG ATCTTCAGTTTGCTGAGAAAGAAAGGGAGCCATCGTCAACTAAATCAAGAATCAGGGATGAATC ATCATATGATACATCAATCACGCAGAGAAGAATTCAATGATTGGCCAAATGCTTTACTTGCTATTGGGACTTTTGGAAGTAATAACAGTCTCAAAGACTCAGACAAGTCTAATATTCAAGTGAGCTCAAGTTTACCCAGAAGTCCAGATCACCTGGAACACATTACACAAGAAGATTCCCGAGAAACTGATAAAGAGTTGAGAATAATTCTCAATCAACATATTTCCACTGATTCTAGTTTTTCTGGGGAGTTGGAAAAGTATTATGCATCGCTGGAGAAATTCTTGGAGGGTTTAGTAAACGGTGACAAGATTATCAACAAGGCAAAGAATAGTGTGCCAGAAAAGAAAAATTCCCGCTTCCATCAAACCTTGAGCTCAGATCATGGCAGGGAAGGAAACAATGTAATGTTAGAAAACAAAAGAGATGGCATTGGTAAAAGGTCATTGTCTTTTCTTCTCAAGAAGGCATTCCTGTGTAGAGGTGGATCTGTGCTCACTGCCGGTATGAGGGATCCAATTACAGGGCCTGTGTTGGCTAATTCAAGAATGGATAAG ATTTTAAGGGCCATCCTGAATGGAAGGGTTTACCCTCAAAAGTCTAGCCCAAAGGCAAATCCAAAGAAATATCTGGATATGGATGAGGGAGATAGTGATGGTGAAGAGCCAAAAGAGGCCACAGATGGAAGCAAATGGGTTAAAACAGATAGAGAATGTAAGCATACTACATATTTTTGCGAACAACATTGTGCAAAATACTTGCATTTTTTTGCAACATGA
- the LOC140806181 gene encoding uncharacterized protein, with product MIAGARDVGVSPSIVGSFPRKEASLEEFFMDDCLQRLIDIVETNTELESLIPGQQISKLVRIRLEMQAPCISKWPQALSIQAQPLNMSASFKQRAMLVDEIWHAARDKAVDIDWYVKRMVLGGIYSTTELYMLTDASPDFQNTWAFLDGRIKDAFDLKNTVQEAKYLAEAVGAGMGSSVQGFVKRVFQS from the exons ATGATTGCGGGAGCAAGAGATGTTGGTGTGTCACCTTCTATTGTCGGTTCTTTTCCTCGGAAAGAAGCTTCCCTAGAAGAG tttttcatggatgattgtCTGCAAAGGCTAATTGACATAGTTGAGACAAACACTGAATTGGAAAGCTTAATTCCCGGTCAACAAATTTCAAAGCTTGTCAGAATTCGATTAGAGATGCAGGCTCCATGTATTTCAAAATGGCCCCAAGCACTTAGCATACAG GCGCAACCCTTGAACATGTCTGCGAGCTTCAAGCAGCGAGCAATGCTTGTTGATGAAATTTGGCATGCTGCTAGGGATAAGGCTGTTGACATCGATTGGTATGTGAAGCGCATGGTCCTTGGTGGGATATACTCCACAACTGAATTATACATGCTTACCGATGCTTCCCCGG ATTTTCAGAATACGTGGGCATTCTTGGATGGACGAATTAAAGATGCATTTGATCTGAAAAACACTGTTCAGGAG GCTAAATACCTGGCAGAAGCGGTGGGAGCTGGAATGGGCAGCTCCGTCCAAGGATTTGTGAAGAGAGTGTTTCAGTCTTGA
- the LOC140805038 gene encoding uncharacterized protein, with translation MNSTTATASEIVAKLNLKPHPEGGFYSETFRDSSVILSRSHLPSQYKVDRPVSTCIYFLLPSGSFSHLHRIPCAETWHFYSGEPLTVFELNETDGSAKLTCLGPDILSENQSVQYSVPPNVWFGSFPTKDIDVDISSDTIVIKQSSRDPEKHFSLVGCTCAPAFQFDDFEMANRSELISRFPKHESLISLLTFPD, from the exons ATGAATTCAACAACAGCGACTGCATCGGAGATCGTGGCAAAGTTGAATCTGAAGCCTCATCCTGAAGGTGGGTTTTACTCGGAAACGTTCAGAGACTCCTCAGTCATTCTCTCCAGATCTCATCTTCCCTCTCAAT ATAAGGTAGACCGACCTGTTAGCACATGCATATACTTCTTGTTGCCTTCTGGGAGCTTTTCTCACCTCCATCGCATTCCATGTGCAGAAACCTGGCATTTTTACTCTGGAGAACCTTTAACG GTATTTGAATTGAATGAAACTGATGGGAGTGCAAAATTAACATGCCTTGGACCTGACATTCTTTCGGAGAATCAATCAGTGCAGTATTCAGTGCCTCCAAATGTCTGGTTTGGTTCATTTCCAACCAAGGACATTGATGTTGATATTTCCTCCGACACGATAGTAATCAAACAATCTTCAAGGGATCCAGAGAAGCACTTTTCTCTTGTTGGATGCACATGTGCGCCTGCCTTCCAATTTGATGATTTTGAGATGGCAAATCGTTCTGAACTCATTTCACGTTTTCCGAAGCATGAGTCCCTCATTTCTTTGCTCACCTTCCCTGACTAA
- the LOC140805037 gene encoding protein DEEPER ROOTING 1-like isoform X2 codes for MKIFSLLRKKGSHRQLNQESGMNHHMIHQSRREEFNDWPNALLAIGTFGSNNSLKDSDKSNIQVSSSLPRSPDHLEHITQEDSRETDKELRIILNQHISTDSSFSGELEKYYASLEKFLEGLVNGDKIINKAKNSVPEKKNSRFHQTLSSDHGREGNNVMLENKRDGIGKRSLSFLLKKAFLCRGGSVLTAGMRDPITGPVLANSRMDKILRAILNGRVYPQKSSPKANPKKYLDMDEGDSDGEEPKEATDGSKWVKTDREYIILEM; via the exons ATGAAG ATCTTCAGTTTGCTGAGAAAGAAAGGGAGCCATCGTCAACTAAATCAAGAATCAGGGATGAATC ATCATATGATACATCAATCACGCAGAGAAGAATTCAATGATTGGCCAAATGCTTTACTTGCTATTGGGACTTTTGGAAGTAATAACAGTCTCAAAGACTCAGACAAGTCTAATATTCAAGTGAGCTCAAGTTTACCCAGAAGTCCAGATCACCTGGAACACATTACACAAGAAGATTCCCGAGAAACTGATAAAGAGTTGAGAATAATTCTCAATCAACATATTTCCACTGATTCTAGTTTTTCTGGGGAGTTGGAAAAGTATTATGCATCGCTGGAGAAATTCTTGGAGGGTTTAGTAAACGGTGACAAGATTATCAACAAGGCAAAGAATAGTGTGCCAGAAAAGAAAAATTCCCGCTTCCATCAAACCTTGAGCTCAGATCATGGCAGGGAAGGAAACAATGTAATGTTAGAAAACAAAAGAGATGGCATTGGTAAAAGGTCATTGTCTTTTCTTCTCAAGAAGGCATTCCTGTGTAGAGGTGGATCTGTGCTCACTGCCGGTATGAGGGATCCAATTACAGGGCCTGTGTTGGCTAATTCAAGAATGGATAAG ATTTTAAGGGCCATCCTGAATGGAAGGGTTTACCCTCAAAAGTCTAGCCCAAAGGCAAATCCAAAGAAATATCTGGATATGGATGAGGGAGATAGTGATGGTGAAGAGCCAAAAGAGGCCACAGATGGAAGCAAATGGGTTAAAACAGATAGAGAAT ATATTATTCTGGAGATGTAA